From Pongo pygmaeus isolate AG05252 chromosome 1, NHGRI_mPonPyg2-v2.0_pri, whole genome shotgun sequence, one genomic window encodes:
- the SLC25A44 gene encoding solute carrier family 25 member 44 isoform X2 → MEDKRNIQIIEWEHLDKKKFYVFGVAMTMMIRVSVYPFTLIRTRLQVQKGKSLYHGTFDAFIKILRADGITGLYRGFLVNTFTLISGQCYVTTYELTRKFVADYSQSNTVKSLVAGGSASLVAQSITVPIDVVSQHLMMQRKGEKMGRFQVRGNPEGQGVVAFGQTKDIIRQILRADGLRGFYRGYVASLLTYIPNSAVWWPFYHFYAAVSGPLAAATASILTNPMDVIRTRVQVEGKNSIILTFRQLMAEEGPWGLMKGLSARIISATPSTIVIVVGYESLKKLSLRPELVDSRHW, encoded by the exons ATGGAGGACAAACGCAACATCCAGATCATCGAGTGGGAACACCTGGACAAGAAGAAGTTCTACGTGTTTGGTGTGGCAATGACAATGATGATCCGTGTCAGCGTCTACCCATTCACCCTCATCCGCACCCGGTTGCAAGTTCAGAAGGGGAAGAGCCTCTACCATGGGACCTTCGATGCCTTCATCAAGATCCTGCGAGCAGATGGTATCACTGGCCTTTACCGAGGGTTCCTGGTCAATACCTTCACCCTCATCTCTGGCCAGTGTTATGTCACCACTTATGAGCTCACCCGGAAGTTTGTAGCTGACTACAGCCAGAGTAACACAGTCAAATCACTGGTGGCTGGTGGCTCAGCCTCCCTTGTGGCCCAGAGCATCACAGTGCCCATTGATGTAGTCTCCCAGCACCTGATGATGCAACGCAAGGGTGAGAAAATGGGCCGCTTTCAGGTGCGGGGGAACCCAGAGGGACAAGGGGTAGTTGCCTTTGGCCAAACCAAGGACATCATCAGGCAGATCCTGCGGGCTGATGGACTTCGCGGCTTCTATCGAGGCTATGTGGCTTCACTGCTTACCTATATCCCAAACAGTGCTGTCTGGTGGCCCTTCTATCACTTCTATGCAG CTGTCTCGGGACCCCTGGCTGCAGCCACTGCCTCCATCCTCACCAATCCCATGGATGTCATACGAACCCGCGTGCAG GTTGAGGGCAAGAACTCCATCATCCTGACCTTCAGACAGCTGATGGCAGAAGAAGGGCCTTGGGGCCTCATGAAGGGCCTCTCAGCCAGAATCATCTCAGCCACACCTTCCACCATTGTCATTGTGGTGGGCTATGAGAGCCTCAAGAAACTCAGCCTCCGACCTGAGCTGGTGGACTCGAGACACTGGTAA
- the SLC25A44 gene encoding solute carrier family 25 member 44 isoform X1, translating to MEDKRNIQIIEWEHLDKKKFYVFGVAMTMMIRVSVYPFTLIRTRLQVQKGKSLYHGTFDAFIKILRADGITGLYRGFLVNTFTLISGQCYVTTYELTRKFVADYSQSNTVKSLVAGGSASLVAQSITVPIDVVSQHLMMQRKGEKMGRFQVRGNPEGQGVVAFGQTKDIIRQILRADGLRGFYRGYVASLLTYIPNSAVWWPFYHFYAEQLSYLCPKECPHIVFQAVSGPLAAATASILTNPMDVIRTRVQVEGKNSIILTFRQLMAEEGPWGLMKGLSARIISATPSTIVIVVGYESLKKLSLRPELVDSRHW from the exons ATGGAGGACAAACGCAACATCCAGATCATCGAGTGGGAACACCTGGACAAGAAGAAGTTCTACGTGTTTGGTGTGGCAATGACAATGATGATCCGTGTCAGCGTCTACCCATTCACCCTCATCCGCACCCGGTTGCAAGTTCAGAAGGGGAAGAGCCTCTACCATGGGACCTTCGATGCCTTCATCAAGATCCTGCGAGCAGATGGTATCACTGGCCTTTACCGAGGGTTCCTGGTCAATACCTTCACCCTCATCTCTGGCCAGTGTTATGTCACCACTTATGAGCTCACCCGGAAGTTTGTAGCTGACTACAGCCAGAGTAACACAGTCAAATCACTGGTGGCTGGTGGCTCAGCCTCCCTTGTGGCCCAGAGCATCACAGTGCCCATTGATGTAGTCTCCCAGCACCTGATGATGCAACGCAAGGGTGAGAAAATGGGCCGCTTTCAGGTGCGGGGGAACCCAGAGGGACAAGGGGTAGTTGCCTTTGGCCAAACCAAGGACATCATCAGGCAGATCCTGCGGGCTGATGGACTTCGCGGCTTCTATCGAGGCTATGTGGCTTCACTGCTTACCTATATCCCAAACAGTGCTGTCTGGTGGCCCTTCTATCACTTCTATGCAG AGCAGCTCTCCTACCTGTGTCCTAAGGAGTGCCCTCACATTGTCTTTCAAGCTGTCTCGGGACCCCTGGCTGCAGCCACTGCCTCCATCCTCACCAATCCCATGGATGTCATACGAACCCGCGTGCAG GTTGAGGGCAAGAACTCCATCATCCTGACCTTCAGACAGCTGATGGCAGAAGAAGGGCCTTGGGGCCTCATGAAGGGCCTCTCAGCCAGAATCATCTCAGCCACACCTTCCACCATTGTCATTGTGGTGGGCTATGAGAGCCTCAAGAAACTCAGCCTCCGACCTGAGCTGGTGGACTCGAGACACTGGTAA